The proteins below are encoded in one region of Streptomyces spinoverrucosus:
- a CDS encoding urease subunit gamma: MQLTPHEQERLLIHVAADVAEKRRARGLKLNHPEAVALITSHLLEGARDGRSVAELMASGRKLLTRDDVMEGIPEMIHDVQVEATFPDGTKLVTVHDPIV, encoded by the coding sequence GTGCAACTGACCCCGCACGAGCAGGAGAGGCTGCTGATCCACGTGGCGGCCGACGTGGCCGAGAAGCGCCGCGCCCGCGGGCTGAAACTGAACCACCCCGAGGCCGTCGCCCTCATCACCTCGCACCTCCTCGAAGGCGCGCGGGACGGCCGTAGCGTCGCCGAACTCATGGCCTCCGGACGCAAGCTGCTCACCCGGGACGACGTCATGGAGGGCATCCCCGAGATGATCCACGACGTCCAGGTCGAGGCGACCTTCCCGGACGGCACCAAGCTCGTCACCGTCCACGACCCGATCGTGTGA